A window of Candidatus Nitrospira allomarina genomic DNA:
AAGCGGGCGTTTCTTGGCAGTGTATCGAACAAGGCTGTTTACGGTGCCGGATGTTCGGTGGCGGTCATTCGTCATAAATACAAAGAGTAGTGTCCGGAAATCTGAGAGAAGAATTTCTGGAATGTTGTGTGCCTGGTCCTCGTGGCCCTCGCCTTGTGCCAACAAAAGAAGACAGTAGAAGGGACTCGCTGCTCCTTTTTCACTCGATACCGTATCCACAGTGGCGTTCGGTGTTGCAGAAGTGTTTGCAATTATTCCATCTGTGAATGAAAATTTGTGTTGTGAGCATTCGAAATTTCAAGTACCTGTTTAAGCCACGCGTTATTACGGTAATTGGGGCTTCGAATCGGCCTCATCGAGTGGGAAGTGTGGTGATGCAGAATCCTCATGACGGAAAATTCAGCGTTATGGTTTTCTGCCTTCTGATGGTTATCAAGCGAAGCCAGCATTATGAACCCTGAGTGAAAAACGGCGGCAGTCATGCCGGAGTCTCCAATGGCCTGGATGGCTTTTGGAAAGGCTCTTTGGCTGGCTTGCTGATAGGAAAGCTTTTCTCTTGAGAATCTGCATCCATCATGCTCTGAAGGAGATACTCAGCTTGTTGGTATGATTGATCCGGATTGTCCACTATCAAAAGAAAATGCCCCATTTTGCGTCCTGGCGCGGCGTGTGTTTTTCCATAAAGATGAAGCCGGACCTGCGGATGAGCCAGAAGTCGATCCCACTTGGGCGGTCCGTTTCGCCATAGATCTCCGAGGAGATTCACCATCACGACGGGATGCATGAGAGAGGTATCCCCCAATGGTAATCCGCAAATGGCGCGGAGATGTTGTTCGAATTGGGACGTCACGCAGGCCCCAAACGTGAAATGTCCACTGTTATGAGGCCGGGGAGCGATCTCATTGATCAACAAGGTGTCGTCCTCGAGAAGAAAGAATTCCACCGCCATGACTCCGCAGTAGTCAAGCGCTTCTGAGAGGGAAACGGCTAGCTCCTCCGCCCGTAAACGGATCGTGTCCGTCACCCGGGCTGGAACGCGTGTGGTATGGAGGATGTTCTGCCGATGTGCATTCTCCGCCAGGGGATAGAGTTGAATATCTCCCTGAGGACTGCGGGCCAGCACGACCGATAGTTCCATCTTGAAGTGCGCGACGGCTTCCAAAACAGACGGGACTTCTTTTAATTCTCGCCAGGCCTCATTCAAATGGTTCACGCCGGCAACCCGGATTTGGCCTTTGCCGTCATATCCTGCACGGCGCTTCTTTAAAATAGCCGGGAATGCCACGTGTTGAGCCGCAGCGGTCAAGGTGGCGTGATCTTTGATCGAGGCAAAAGGAGTTTGTGGAAAGCCGTGATCCTGAAGAAATTCCCGTTGAACCAGTCGATCCTGGATGAGAGCGAGCACTGAAGAGGATGGACGGGTCGCTTGACCCGTTTCAATGTCGGCAAGAAGCATCCAAGGCACCAGTTCGGTCTCAATGGTCACCACATCAACCTGAGAGACAAAGTCCATCACGCGTTGTGTGTTCGACAGTTCTGATTGCACAAAAAAATCCGCAACCTGGGCGGCCGGACAATTCTCAACAGGATCTAACACGCCAGTCCGATACCCCATCCGGCGGCCTTCCATGGCCAGCATTCGACCAAGCTGGCCTCCGCCCAATATCCCGATTGTTCCACCAGGAAGGATGATCTTCATATGAGTTTCTCCAGTGCAGGGTTGTGTCGTTGGTCATAATAGG
This region includes:
- a CDS encoding 5-(carboxyamino)imidazole ribonucleotide synthase; this translates as MKIILPGGTIGILGGGQLGRMLAMEGRRMGYRTGVLDPVENCPAAQVADFFVQSELSNTQRVMDFVSQVDVVTIETELVPWMLLADIETGQATRPSSSVLALIQDRLVQREFLQDHGFPQTPFASIKDHATLTAAAQHVAFPAILKKRRAGYDGKGQIRVAGVNHLNEAWRELKEVPSVLEAVAHFKMELSVVLARSPQGDIQLYPLAENAHRQNILHTTRVPARVTDTIRLRAEELAVSLSEALDYCGVMAVEFFLLEDDTLLINEIAPRPHNSGHFTFGACVTSQFEQHLRAICGLPLGDTSLMHPVVMVNLLGDLWRNGPPKWDRLLAHPQVRLHLYGKTHAAPGRKMGHFLLIVDNPDQSYQQAEYLLQSMMDADSQEKSFPISKPAKEPFQKPSRPLETPA